In Chloroflexota bacterium, the genomic stretch CGCGGGCTCCCCGATGTCGCACGTGACGGTCACCACGTCGTTCGGTCGGGCCAGCAGCTCCCGGTAAAAGGTGTCATCCTTGTCGCCGGAGAATCCGGTTGGGTTCCACGACAGGTCGATAGCGACGACCTTGGCGCCCTCCTTGAGGAACTCTCGCACGTACGCGCGTCCCATGCCGCGGGCGCTCCCCGTAATGACCGCGACCTTATCTTTCAACGCCATTTCACAGCTCCTTTCGCCTTGTTGGGGTTCTATCTGGCATTCGCCACGTCCGTCGATGCGCGCCGCCTATCGATCGAGCGCCGGCCCGTGGACGAACCGGCTGTACTCGGCAAGGAGGCCGAGGGCGCGCATTCCGCGCCCGTATCCCTGGAGGAAGGGGATCCGCCGCTCACGTACGACCTGCTCCCACTCCTCGCAGAACTGGTCGCACGTGCGCGAGAGCACCGGAAAGAGCCGGTCCGGGTGCGCGGCGCGGGCGGCGTCCAGCTCTGCCAGTCGATCTCGGAGGACTCCCAGCTCGCCCGTCCGCGGGATGGTGTAACGGGACACGATGACGTCCACCGCCGGCTCGGAGGCGAACACGTCGAGGGTCAGGGGGTAGACCACGGCCTTATCCGGCTGGACCCAGGAGCCCCCCGTATCGATCGGGTTCGTGGGATAGGTGTCCTCGGGCAGCCCCTTGGTCAGCGCCTCCAGGGCGGCCGGCGATGGCTCGGGAAGCTCGACGCCCGCCGCGGCGGCCGTATCGCACAGCAGCTCTTTCCCGCCGCCCGAGATCTCGATGATCGCCGTTCGCTCGAGCCGGCGGCGCCGAAGCACGCCGATCGACGCCGACAGCAGCGCGCCCATGTCCACCAGCTCGTCGATGTCGTTGACCTGGACGATCCCGTATTGCCGGAACAAGGTGGTGTAGGCAGCGTCATCGCCCGCGTTCGCACCGGTGTGCGTGTAGGCCGAGCGCGCGCCCCGCGGCGTGCGGCCCATCTTCAGCAGAACGATCGGTTTGCGACTCTCGGCAGCTCGCGCGCACGCTTTGGCGAACCGCTCCGGATCACGGGCCGTTTCCAGAATCGAGAGGATCACGTCCGTCGCGGGATCGTCGACGAAGAAGTCGATGAGGTCCGCGGCATTCACGCCGACCTCGTTCCCCGCGGAGACAACGTGGCTGAATCCAATCCCGCGCGGGACGCCGCACGAGATGACCTCGTTCATCAGCCCTCCGCTGTGGGAGATAAGGGCCACGTTTCCGAGCTCGGTCGGCGGCGCGGCGCTCGAGGCCGCGCACTTGTTGACGACGGAGGCGAGGCCGAGGCAATTCGGTCCGATGACCAGCAAGCCGCTTTTTCGCGCCGTCTCGCTCACCTGGGCCTGCAGCTCGGCGCCATGGGTGTCGAGGTCGACGAAGC encodes the following:
- a CDS encoding CoA-binding protein produces the protein MSTEHRLSPLFKFSSVAMVGASDNSAMGGRPYQALQSLGFTGRYYPINARNDRVHGLQAYPNVSSCPEPPEMVVIAIPREGVPTVVDECARVGVKAAVILAAGFVDLDTHGAELQAQVSETARKSGLLVIGPNCLGLASVVNKCAASSAAPPTELGNVALISHSGGLMNEVISCGVPRGIGFSHVVSAGNEVGVNAADLIDFFVDDPATDVILSILETARDPERFAKACARAAESRKPIVLLKMGRTPRGARSAYTHTGANAGDDAAYTTLFRQYGIVQVNDIDELVDMGALLSASIGVLRRRRLERTAIIEISGGGKELLCDTAAAAGVELPEPSPAALEALTKGLPEDTYPTNPIDTGGSWVQPDKAVVYPLTLDVFASEPAVDVIVSRYTIPRTGELGVLRDRLAELDAARAAHPDRLFPVLSRTCDQFCEEWEQVVRERRIPFLQGYGRGMRALGLLAEYSRFVHGPALDR